The genomic stretch aggaccaacaagtggaaaagttatttgaacaaataataaaggagaacttccccaaactggcaaagggaacagtcttccaagaaatccaaggagcgcagagagccccaaagaagttggacccaagaagaaacacaccaaggcacatcataattacattagccaaggtgaaaacgaaggagagaatcctagaagcagcaagagataaggggacagtaacctacaaaggagttcccatcagactgtcagctgatttctccaaagagaccttacaggcaagaaggggctggaaagaaatattcgaagtcatgaaagacaaggacctacatcccagattgctctatccagcaaagctctcatttagaatggaagggaagataaagtgcttttcagataaggtcaaattaaaggagttcatcatcaccaagcccttactttatgaaatgctaaagggacttatctaagaaaagaagataaagaaaagacatgtatagtaaaaggacagcaaactcacaattattaacaaccacgcctaaagcaaaaccaaaagaaactaagtaaacaactagaataggaacagaaccacagaaatggagggcacaagggggggctagcagtaggggtgggaggaggagagagggggaaaaggtatagagaataagtagcatagaatgtaggttgaaaatagatagggggagggcaagaatagtacgggaaatgtagaaactaaagaactcataagtatgacatatggacatggactaaagggggggaaggtgggtgggaggggggcacagggtggaggggagtgaagggggaaatgggacaactgtaatagcataatcaataaaatatatttaaaaaaaaaaaaaagaaccactccCAAAAAATTCACAGTGAAGAATTTAGCAGAAGCTTTGCAGACCTTAACAAACTCCTTAAAAAGTCTGAAAACATGGACACCAACACCAAAAGGTTTTCATCAACAGAGAAGAATGTTCATATTGCAttatctgctttaaaaaaaaatctacaatgaAAAAAGTACACCAAGGAAATCACCATGGGcatattactgaaaaaaaaaatgatgcctCAAGAAAAGCCTCAGGTGGGTCTTTCGGGAGGTGTTCCAGAAGAAGGCATTGTTATCACAGGAGATGACAATTGCCTGTGTGTTATTGTCCCTGAAGACCTTCAAGTAGGACAAGATGAGAAGCTGGAAGACAATGATATTGATGATCCTGACCCTATGTAGGTCCAGGCTAATGTGTATTAATGTCTTagtttttaacaacaacaacaaaaattttaaaaagtaaaaataagtaaaaaaagtaaaaaataaaaaagtatttttaaatagataaagcTTATACAATAaggacatgaaaatatttttgtacagctGTGCAATGCTTGTTTTAAGCTGTTATTACAAAAaagtcaaaaagtaaaaaatcaaaaagttgaTAAAGTAAAAAGTTACATACAGCAACCTAAGGATAATTAATTATTGGAGGAAAAATAGATAACTAAATTCAGTGTAGACTAAGTGTGCAGTGTTTATGGAGTCTACAGTAGTACACAGTGATGTGCCAGGCCTTCACATCCACTCACCCCTCACTCACTGACCCCaagcaacttccagtcctgcaagctccattcatgGCAAGTGCCCTACAGGTGTACCATGTTCTATCTTTTATACCATAATTTTATAGTACCATTTCTAGGTTTAGATACTCAAATATTCACCATTGTGTTACACTTGCCAATAGCATTCAGTACAGTAATGTGAGGCACAGGTCTGCAGCCTGGGAGCAACAGTCTATACCTGAAGCCTAGGTGTGTAGTGGGCGCCACCATCTAGGTTTGTATTAAGTGCAGTCTGTCATGTTCACACAAAGACGAAATCACCTAGTGATGCATTTCCTAGAACACATCCCACTGTTAAGTGACACATAACCCTATCATTCCccataaatttgaaatattactGTTATCAGATACTGAATTACCATAGATGGTACACTGTGGGTCTGCTTCTGGACTTAGACCTTTGAAACTCCTTATGTCAGTTTTACACTACTTAACACAGGTTCATATTATActtaatatttcaaacatttgaaGCATTATTTACCTTAGTGGTTATTTTGTTGTGAAGTATGAACACTaactttgcttttaattaaaatttgtgtagcctttaactttttaaaatataattttggacCTATAGAAAAGTTGCAGaagtaaaatactttatttttacccAATTTCTTCCTATAAACATCTTACCTGGTACAATTATGGAAACCAGGAAATTAATTTTGACATAATACTATTAACCAATCCAGAGACCTAATTTAAATTCCACCAgtcttccgccctggctggtgtggctcagcagattgagcactggcctgcaaacaaaaggtcaccagtttgattccagtcagggcacatgcctgggttgcaggtcaggtccctggttgtgggcctgcgagaggcaaccgatcgatgtttctcttcctctttctcccccacccctctctaaaaaaatacataaaatcttaaaaagaaaaaaacaaccaccagCTTTCTCACTGATGCCTCTTATAGTCCCAGACCCAATCCAAGATCCTACATTTGTATGAAGTTGTTACAGCTCCTTTGCTTCAATCTATGCCAGTTCCacagtctttgtctttcatgaccgaCACTTCTTTTAGCATGTTTACCTTTAGCCTTTATTTATAAAGCATAGGTATTTGAACAGAGTtaaaattccattgtatatactttatttttttaaggttttatttatttttagagagggaaaggtagagaaacatcaatgtgtgcttgcctctcacatgccccctactggggagttggctggcaatccaggcatgtgccctagactgggaatcaaaccagcagcaaccttttggttcacaggccagcactcaacccactgagccacacctgccagggcatgaCTGACACTTTTAAGAGTACTGGTTATTTTATGGGTTGGTTTAAGATTTTCTTCTGATTAGATTCAGGGTATGCAATTTTGGCAAGAATACAAAAGAAGTGGTGTGCTCTCCTCAATGTATCATATCAGGGTACATATTGTAAATCACTAGTGACCTTTGAATAACTGGTTAGTGGTATCTTTCAGGTGTCTCCTTTTGTATAATTAGTATCTCTTGGGGGATACTGTCCCATTTCTCAACATACTTTCATCTACTAACTCTAGCATCTATCAATGGCTCTTGCTGCAACACTTACTACTGCAGTGTTTACCTAATGATGATGGTATTTCCatcattccttctacatttatcAGTTGAAATAATCCCTTTTCCCCACTCACTTAGTTAATTATATCCTTAGTATTGACGTGTggattaattttgttttatggttATTTACTCATTACTATATTATGTTAGCAATTATTTAACAGAAACAGTACCATTAAGTACTTACAAGTGCTTTCAAATGCAAGGTCCTCATATCATATGGCTTATTATCTTTGCTTGTAAggggaaatgaaattaaaatttcttttttctaagaaattttatttatttatttatttatttttagaaagggaagggaaggagagagagagagagaaacatcaatgtgcagttgctgggggccatggcctacaaccaaggcatgtgccctgactgggaatcaaatctgcgatgcctggtttgaaaatttttttaatattgcaaCTTTAGATCATGATAAGATTTACATATTTGCACAATTCACTCAATGAATGCTTTATGTGTATTTACAAATTCACTCCAATTAAGGGGCTTGGAGAGGGTAGAATATAGAGCTGGCACAAAGCTAGCCATTAAGCAAGCAGGGCGGGAAGATGGGGCTGCATCCTCCGGCTCAGACTGtgcaaaatatacacacagactacAGTTTAGTAAAGTTGAAAGATCAAGTATAGTTAGCTGACTAGAACTGGGGGAACATTCCTTCAACCTTCTCTTTGCAGATATTAATAGTGATACCATTTTGAAGgtgcctttattatttattctttctaggTTTGAATTCAATAAAAGGAAACTGCCACAATTTTTGTACTGCTGTTTTTAAAGATGTCACCTATAAGGAACTTAAAAACCTCTTGAATTCcaaaaaaattatgttaattgATGTTAGAGAGACATGGGAAATTCTTGAGTGTGGAAAAATCCCTGGGTCTGTCAATATACCATGTAAGTTGTGTTTTAAACTGATTCATTacaaaaaattatatagattcaCCCAATTTACTGTAGATAAAGTTTAATGGAgagtcttcacatttttttttcagtgggtGAGGTAGGTGAAGCTCTACAGATGCACCCAGAAGACTTCAAAGAGAAGTATAATGAAGTGAAGCCATCCAAATCCGATAGTCTAGTGTTTTCTTGTTTAGCTGGAGTGAGAAGCAAGAAGGCTCTGGACACAGCAGTATCTCTGGGCTTTAACAGGTACATAGATGAAGCATAAAAATGGATTCAAGAATGTATATTGCAAGGTTTCATATGTACTACAATTTTGCTGGAATACTGAAGAACTTATAATTACTGTTAGTAATGGCAGTATAGTGAGAGTAAGAGCCTCTATCTTTTCATACTACTCAAATGTAACACAATCTTTTAAATAGGCTAAATAGTAGCCTAGCAATCTTTAAATCTCTAAATAGTATGGTGAGTAGCCACTACATCTCTAAATCTCTAAAGTTCATAAAGTTTCTATCAACCTTGTGTTATAAAGCAGGAGAAAATGTTTACAGCACTGTTCGATGTATGTTTTCAGTGCCAAACACTATGCTGGAGGATGGAAGGAATGGGCATCCTACGAATATTCAGAGAAGCCACAAGGAAACTGAATTTTGGAATACAAGCTCACTTTTTCCTTGTGTATGTGCAGCCTAGCACAATGGAATGAGCAAGAGAATAAAACTCTAGCCCTGGCACCACTGGCTAATGGGAAGGAGATTCTGTATAAGTCAATTATTTGTCGAATCTTTTTCCTAGCTGTAATTGAGAATACAACTGCTTACTTGTAAAGGCTATTGAAGGTCAAGACACTGTAAGTGACTTCCCATAGATATGTAAGGGTTGGGATTCcaggaattaatttttaaaccatttagTATAGTTTAATAGTATTCCAAAAGACCAGGTTACTTGTATGTCCTAATCATGTGTGACTACTTGTGTTAGTATATCTTCTATCCACTAGAGGCTATGAGTTCTAGGCCAGATTAATAAACAGACTTGACATTAAAACACCAAGAATCTGGGGTCCTTCTAAGTagatgaaataataatgaaaatacgTTAACAGCATCCAAAGACTAATGGCAGTGTTGTGACCAGCATGGTAGTGATATaactttcaatttaaaaattatgatctggccctggctggtgtagctttgtggattgagtacaggcttgtgaaccaaagggttgctggtttgattcccagtcagggcacatgcctgggttgcagaccaggtccctagttgggggtgcatgaggggtaatcacacattgatgtttctctccctctctaaaaataaataaataaaatcttttaaaaaattagtatgatCTGTAAGGATCAAAATCAGAACAGCGATTGCTTCTGTTTAGGGAAGGAGATTAACTAGAAAGACAAGGAGGGATATTTCTAGTGTGATAGAAATGCCCTGTGGTTCACAGATctaaacatttatcaaaactcattTAAGTggacacttaaaaatgtattttctattattatataaattaataaaaaacagaaaaaaagcttAATCACTAGCATGAGTATATTCCTTTGGAATGTCTTACACTTGTTAGTGCACTAGTGCCCGG from Phyllostomus discolor isolate MPI-MPIP mPhyDis1 chromosome 4, mPhyDis1.pri.v3, whole genome shotgun sequence encodes the following:
- the TSTD3 gene encoding thiosulfate sulfurtransferase/rhodanese-like domain-containing protein 3 isoform X1; amino-acid sequence: MKKVHQGNHHGHITEKKNDASRKASGLNSIKGNCHNFCTAVFKDVTYKELKNLLNSKKIMLIDVRETWEILECGKIPGSVNIPLGEVGEALQMHPEDFKEKYNEVKPSKSDSLVFSCLAGVRSKKALDTAVSLGFNSAKHYAGGWKEWASYEYSEKPQGN
- the TSTD3 gene encoding thiosulfate sulfurtransferase/rhodanese-like domain-containing protein 3 isoform X2, yielding MLQKLLFGSARRVVLGSAEAALWGLNSIKGNCHNFCTAVFKDVTYKELKNLLNSKKIMLIDVRETWEILECGKIPGSVNIPLGEVGEALQMHPEDFKEKYNEVKPSKSDSLVFSCLAGVRSKKALDTAVSLGFNSAKHYAGGWKEWASYEYSEKPQGN